The genomic window AGTTCCGTAATGCGAACGCCACAGGCATCATGTATGGCATTTGCAATCGCACCCATCATCGGGACGATACAGCCCTCGCCGATCTCCTTGGCACCAAAGGGACCCAGGGGCTCGTAGCTTTCCACAACCTGCGAATCGATCTTCGGGGTGTCGGCGATCGAAGGAAGGAGATAGCCGTGCAGATCCGGATTGATCATTCTTCCCTGATCATCAAAAAGAGTGTCTTCCATCAGGGCTTCTCCCATTCCCATAATGGCGGCACCTTCCACCTGCCCGTGAAAGGTCGTCGGGTTGATCACGGTCCCCGCATCACTGACATCGGTAAAGTGATCCACGGTGACGAGTCCGGTTTCAAGATCAACGGAAACCTCCGCGATCGCCGTCGAGAAACTGTAAGCGGGAGAGGTTCCCACGGCCGCACCCTTGTAGTTTCCCCCCAGTCCCGGGGGAGGCGAGTAATGGCCCTTGCCGATGATCGGGCCCTCCTTTGAAAAAAGCTTGCGAGCGACCTCGTCCCAGTCCAGTTCCGGGGACTCCACACCTGTCCGGAAGATCTTGCCATCCCGTGCTTTCAAGTCGCCGGACATACAATCCAGAATCCGGGCCGCCTCTTCCAGGATCTGCTCCTTGATTACAGAGGCCGCCATTTTCACGGCATTGCCGCCCATCAGGGTGACACGACTGGCGTAGGAACCAAGATCCAGGGGACCTTGAACGCTGTCGGATTCAAGCATCCAGACCCGCTCGTAGGGAATGCCCAGTTCCTCGGCCGCAATCTGCGGGAGGACGGTGTCACAGCCCTGTCCGATTTCCGCAGTTGCAATGTGGAGGGAAACCGCCATCCCGTCTTCATGGACGCGAATCACGGCATTTGAATGAGGAAAATCAGAACGGTAGATCGGATAGCCCGCTCCGGAAACAAATCCACCCGAACCGATACCGATTCCCTTTCCCGCCGGGAGCTTTCCGTATTTCCCGGACCATCCCGTCAGCTTGCGAGCCTTCTCCAGGGTGGCGGTGAACTCGCAGGAAGAAATGTCGAGATCATTACAGGTGCTGCTGTCGGGAGTCATGGCATTACGCAGTCGAATTTCCACGGGGTCAATGCCGAGATCCTCGGCAATCATGTCCAGGAGACTCTCGAAGGCAAAACGGGGCTGGGGAACCCCGTGGCCGCGCATGGCTCCGCAGGCCGGCAGATTTGTGTAGAGCCGATATCCATCATAGCGGTAGTTGGGAATCTTGTAGAGAGTCGGGGTCATTGACCCCGCATAGTAGGCCGTCACGATGCCATAGGAAGTGTAGGCTCCCCCGTTCAGGAGGATTCTGGACTGCACGGCGCAGATCTGTCCGTCCTTCTTGACCCCGATCTTCAGATCCATGGTCTGCTTGTGCCGCCCGCGGAAGTGTCGGAACATTTCCTCTCGCGAGTATTTCATCATCACGGGACGGCCCGTCATTTTTGCAAAGATCACCGAGCAGAACTCCAGGGGAGTTGTTTCTGCCTTCACGCCGAAACCGCCGCCCACGGCGGGCTTGATCATTCGGATGTTTCCCTGCGGCAGATCAAAGACCCGGGACAGCATGTGGTGAGTGTAGTGGGGAGCCTGTGCAGACATCCAGACACTGAGCCTGTCGCCCGGGTGCTCCCAGCGTGCTATGGCAGCATGGGGTTCGATTGGTGACTGGTAGGGGCGATTGCCAACAAAACGCTGTTCGCGAATGTGGTCCGCTTCTTCAAAGCCCTTCTCCACATCTCCAAAGTGCCAGTTCACCGCCGTGTTGATGTTGTTTTCGAAACGGGAATCCTCGGGATGAATCTGAACGGCGCCATCCGCAATGGCTTCCTCTGCGTCAAAAACAGCCGGGAGTTCTTCGTAGAGTACCTCGATTTCAAGCAGGGCCGCTTCCGCGCTTGCCTCATCGACAGCGACGACAGCAGCCACCTCATCGCCGACATAACGAACCCGCTCTTTCGCAAGAATGTGTTCGTCATAACGCGCGGGACTCACCCCGTAGGGAATGTCCGGAACATCCTTGCCGGTAATCACGGCCAGAACTCCGGGCATGGCTTCGGCACGCTCTGTGTCGATGCTGAGGATCTTCCCGTGGGCCACCGTACTTCCGAGGATCTTCCCGTAGAGCATTCCCGGAAGACGAAGATCCGCCGTGTATTTCGCCCTGCCCGACACCTTGTCCGGGGCATCACTCCGACGAACACCGATTCCTACGCTGCTGTGATCACGATCCTGAAGTCGGTGACCGTCTATCACCGTTTCGCCACCCGACTTCCAGTCCTGAATCGCGGCGATAATCCGGGGATAGGTTCCACAGCGGCAAAGGTTCCCGCCAAGCGCGGACAGGATTTCTGCTTCTGTCGGGTCGGGATTTCGGTCAATCAGGGCCTTCGCAGCCATAATCATACCCGGAGTGCAGAAGCCACACTGCAGGGCGCCGTGGTGAATGAATGACTTTTGAAGGGGATGCAGGTCGCCATTTTCCCCGAGCCCCTCAATGGTCTGCACCTCCTGCCCATCCGCCTGCACGGCGAGGACCAGGCAGCTGTTCACCGGCCGACCATTCAGCAGGACCGTACAGGCTCCGCAGTCTCCCGCCTCACAGCCACCCTTGGTACCGGTAAGACCCAGTTCATCGCGAATCAGATCCTTGAGAGAGAGGTTCGGGCTGACGGCAAGGCATCGCTCTTCATCATTCACTTTCAGGGTGACAAGGATCTTTTCACTCATCCTTGCCTCCTTCTGCAATGGCCAGAGCTTCTTCCAGGGCGCGCAGGCTCAGGATTTTCACGAGATCGCGACGATACTGTTCGCTTCCGCGAAGGTCGCAGATGGGAGAAGCGGCGGCTTCCGCAAGTTCGCTGGCCTTCGGGAAGTGGCACGCGTCCGCCGGCTTGCCCTCCAGAAAACGGCCCGCATCGGGAACAAGCAGGGGCGTGGGAGCTACGGCAGCCAGAGCGATCCGGGCTCTTGCGATCTTGCCCTCCCGGAGAAGAAGACTGGCCGCCACGGCAGCAACCGCCAGAGCCTGTCCCTGTTTCAGGGTGAAGCGCTGATAACTGGCCCCGAATCCCTTGCCTGGATTCGGGAGAAAGAGAGAGTGGAGGATTTCCCCGGGCAGCAGAAGGGTTTGCCGGGGGCCGGTGAAGAAATCTTCGGCCGGCATCGTCCGTACTCCGCTCAAGGAATGCAGCTGGAGTTGCGCCTCGCTCACAATGCAAATCGGGGGAGTGTCGGCACAGGAAACCGCGCGACAGAAGTTGCCGCCGATTGTGGCCTGGCTACGAATCTGCTCCCCTGCCATCAGGGAGGCCGCGCGGGCAAGGGCGGGGGAATGTTGTCGGACATCATCGGAATGAGCGATTTGAGCCAAGGTGGCCATGGAGCCAATTCGCAGACCCTCTTCTTCTGCCTGGATGGAGTCGAGGCCCGGAATGTCCTTGAGACTGATCAGGTCTTCCGCACTGTCCCGACCACTTCGGAAGTCGGGAACCAGTTCTGTTCCTCCCGCAAGGTAGCGAGCCCGATCCTGCAATTTCTCCCCGAGCTTGCAGGCCTCCTCCAGGCTCCCGGGAC from Candidatus Krumholzibacteriia bacterium includes these protein-coding regions:
- a CDS encoding molybdopterin-dependent oxidoreductase; this translates as MSEKILVTLKVNDEERCLAVSPNLSLKDLIRDELGLTGTKGGCEAGDCGACTVLLNGRPVNSCLVLAVQADGQEVQTIEGLGENGDLHPLQKSFIHHGALQCGFCTPGMIMAAKALIDRNPDPTEAEILSALGGNLCRCGTYPRIIAAIQDWKSGGETVIDGHRLQDRDHSSVGIGVRRSDAPDKVSGRAKYTADLRLPGMLYGKILGSTVAHGKILSIDTERAEAMPGVLAVITGKDVPDIPYGVSPARYDEHILAKERVRYVGDEVAAVVAVDEASAEAALLEIEVLYEELPAVFDAEEAIADGAVQIHPEDSRFENNINTAVNWHFGDVEKGFEEADHIREQRFVGNRPYQSPIEPHAAIARWEHPGDRLSVWMSAQAPHYTHHMLSRVFDLPQGNIRMIKPAVGGGFGVKAETTPLEFCSVIFAKMTGRPVMMKYSREEMFRHFRGRHKQTMDLKIGVKKDGQICAVQSRILLNGGAYTSYGIVTAYYAGSMTPTLYKIPNYRYDGYRLYTNLPACGAMRGHGVPQPRFAFESLLDMIAEDLGIDPVEIRLRNAMTPDSSTCNDLDISSCEFTATLEKARKLTGWSGKYGKLPAGKGIGIGSGGFVSGAGYPIYRSDFPHSNAVIRVHEDGMAVSLHIATAEIGQGCDTVLPQIAAEELGIPYERVWMLESDSVQGPLDLGSYASRVTLMGGNAVKMAASVIKEQILEEAARILDCMSGDLKARDGKIFRTGVESPELDWDEVARKLFSKEGPIIGKGHYSPPPGLGGNYKGAAVGTSPAYSFSTAIAEVSVDLETGLVTVDHFTDVSDAGTVINPTTFHGQVEGAAIMGMGEALMEDTLFDDQGRMINPDLHGYLLPSIADTPKIDSQVVESYEPLGPFGAKEIGEGCIVPMMGAIANAIHDACGVRITELPITPEKILAGLKKKEQE
- a CDS encoding FAD binding domain-containing protein, producing the protein MSSFRFHRPGSLEEACKLGEKLQDRARYLAGGTELVPDFRSGRDSAEDLISLKDIPGLDSIQAEEEGLRIGSMATLAQIAHSDDVRQHSPALARAASLMAGEQIRSQATIGGNFCRAVSCADTPPICIVSEAQLQLHSLSGVRTMPAEDFFTGPRQTLLLPGEILHSLFLPNPGKGFGASYQRFTLKQGQALAVAAVAASLLLREGKIARARIALAAVAPTPLLVPDAGRFLEGKPADACHFPKASELAEAAASPICDLRGSEQYRRDLVKILSLRALEEALAIAEGGKDE